The Amycolatopsis sp. DG1A-15b genome contains the following window.
GCGGAGGCGCTGGCCGGGCGGAACATCCTGACACCGGACGACATCCACTACGTCGAGTTCACGATCATGCCGGTCGGCATGCGCAGCTACGACCAGGCCCAGGTCGACCTGTTCCTCGACGAGGCCGAGGCGGCCCTGGTGGAGCTGCGCAACCCGCGGCCGGCGGCGGTCGAGGAGGAGCGGCGGCCGCAGGGCCCCCGGAAGTGGTTCGGGCGCAGCTGACGCTTCAGGTGGCGCGGGCGAAGACCCCGGATGTCACCCTGTGAACCCGGCCACACAGCGCTGCGTAGCGCAAGCTCACCCGAAGGCGGGCGTGAGGCCGCCCGTCGGGGTGAGGTTGGGGGCAGCCCCTTTCGGGCAGCCTGTTCACGGGTTAGGACGGTGTACGGGAGTTCGCACCCGCCCCCATCCCGGAATCGGAGAGTTCCATGTCGTTCACCGTCGAAGACCTCGCCGACGTCACCTTCGGCAACGCCCCGATCGGCCGCCGTGGTTACGCGAAGCACGAGGTGGACGCGTTCGTCCGGCGCATCGCCAAGACACTCGCCGACGAGGACGACCTGACCGCCGCCGAAGTGCACCACGTGATGTTCGCGAAGCCGCTGATCGGCAAGCGCGGCTACGACGAGCGAGAGGTCGACGAGTTCCTCGACGCGGTGGAGCACCAGCTCGCCGCCCGCACCGGCCAGGCCCCGGACCTGCCCGGCGCCCGCACGGCCCCGGAAGCCACGGCCGAGCGCGCCACCCCGCCGACGCTCCGCGCGGTGCGCGTCCAGCAGCGCTGACCCTCGATCAAGCGTCGGCGTTCTTCTTGATGCGGTCGGCGAACTGCTGGGCCGTCGCCGCCCGCTTGACCTTGCCCGACGGCGTCTTCGGCAGGCTGCCCGCCGGGAGCACGACCACCGCGTACGGCCGCATGTCGACGGCGTCCCG
Protein-coding sequences here:
- a CDS encoding DivIVA domain-containing protein, whose protein sequence is MTPDEARSIAFGKPRFGRRGYNEDEVDAFLDLIAEALAGRNILTPDDIHYVEFTIMPVGMRSYDQAQVDLFLDEAEAALVELRNPRPAAVEEERRPQGPRKWFGRS
- a CDS encoding DivIVA domain-containing protein; translated protein: MSFTVEDLADVTFGNAPIGRRGYAKHEVDAFVRRIAKTLADEDDLTAAEVHHVMFAKPLIGKRGYDEREVDEFLDAVEHQLAARTGQAPDLPGARTAPEATAERATPPTLRAVRVQQR